In Zygosaccharomyces rouxii strain CBS732 chromosome F complete sequence, a single window of DNA contains:
- the TGL2 gene encoding triglyceride lipase (similar to uniprot|P54857 Saccharomyces cerevisiae YDR058C TGL2 Triglyceride Lipase), with product MSSFKSLLHGFYIPWSLYASANGIRHYSEPVKPVEPNDEEVYLDSFPPKDSYQVPKNPIVLCHGLSGFDKIILIPSIYQLTKIIRQSIMANNSEHFIESGDQSTDNAFLEIEYWIGVKEKLEKKGCTVLVTKVPSFGSIEERALSLHAFLEKETQILRRTATKNEIYNVGQDDSASQKEPGPIKLNLIAHSMGGLDCRFLISKIQNKNYKVLSLTTVSTPHRGSEMADYVVNLIQDLKKLAPSEPEQLILPPSIRELTTKYMSFFNATTPNDPSVSYFSYGSCFRPRWYNAFYMTWKIIHNLSGGQSNDGMVTVQSSKWGHFRGCLLDTDHLDIINWKNKLQKDFSKSLFNASKAASQSLRPDIDILNFYLYIADDLARRGF from the coding sequence ATGTCGAGCTTTAAGAGCCTTCTACATGGTTTCTACATTCCATGGTCACTCTATGCTTCGGCAAATGGTATTAGACACTACTCAGAACCAGTGAAACCCGTAGAGcctaatgatgaagaagtatATTTAGACAGTTTCCCACCAAAGGATAGCTATCAAGTGCctaaaaatccaattgtACTCTGCCATGGTTTATCAGGATTCGACAAGATAATCCTAATACCTTCCATCTACCAACTGACCAAGATAATCCGTCAAAGTATAATGGCTAATAATTCTGAACATTTTATCGAATCGGGGGATCAATCAACTGATAATGCCTTCTTAGAGATTGAATATTGGATTGGTgtcaaggaaaaattggagaaaaaagGCTGCACTGTACTTGTAACCAAAGTTCCCAGTTTTGGAAGCATTGAGGAAAGAGCACTGTCATTGCATGCCTTTTTAGAGAAAGAAACCCAAATTCTGCGACGCACAGCTACCAAGAATGAGATTTATAATGTAGGACAGGATGACTCTGCTTCTCAAAAAGAACCAGGACCTATAAAGCTAAATCTCATTGCCCATTCCATGGGCGGATTGGATTGTCGATTTCTTATCTCAAAGATACAaaacaagaattacaaagttTTGAGTCTTACAACGGTCTCAACACCACATCGTGGTTCTGAGATGGCTGACTACGTGGTGAACCTaattcaagatttaaagaaattggcaCCTTCAGAACCTGAGCAACTAATTCTACCGCCATCAATCCGCGAATTGACCACTAAATACATGTCATTTTTTAATGCAACTACGCCAAATGATCCTTCGGTCTCATATTTCTCCTATGGATCTTGCTTCAGACCAAGGTGGTACAACGCTTTCTACATGACTTGGAAGATTATACACAATTTATCGGGTGGTCAATCCAACGATGGTATGGTAACAGTTCAAAGTAGCAAATGGGGACACTTCCGCGGATGCCTTCTCGACACGGACCATTTAGATAtaatcaattggaagaataAACTACAAAAGGATTTTAGCAAGTCCCTTTTCAATGCCAGCAAAGCGGCTAGTCAATCCTTAAGACCCGATATTGACATATTGAACTTCTATCTGTACATAGCAGACGACTTGGCAAGAAGGGGATTCTAA